A single Pseudomonas sp. HN11 DNA region contains:
- a CDS encoding ABC transporter ATP-binding protein has product MIEISNLTKHVSDNPLLSDISFSATQQECLGLFGQDHAAKTALLNVMACSTMPSSGYIKIQGFNTHTHALKAKQLVGYQPSKDLGHPTMSVKAFLDFIAAVRGFHGAEKRSRVEKAVTRLELFAVLNVPLDALSTGWKRKVAIAQAILHSPALLLLDEPTEGLAPDQKPTFKALIHSLTQEMTVVIASRHCDELSELCTRALVIAGSHLVADTPLPDLQRSSRHFQAVTLTAEGPLDLLALAVLPGVAGIEEHRHAPCTVTVLAMPGHTIYPHINALIASRRWKINSLNLEPGRLNDVVHHLSSEASP; this is encoded by the coding sequence ATGATCGAAATAAGCAATCTGACAAAACACGTGAGCGACAACCCTCTACTCAGCGACATTTCATTCAGTGCGACACAACAAGAATGTTTGGGATTATTCGGACAAGATCATGCCGCTAAAACAGCATTACTCAACGTCATGGCATGTTCGACAATGCCGTCCAGCGGTTACATAAAAATTCAAGGTTTCAACACTCATACACACGCACTTAAAGCAAAACAGCTCGTTGGCTATCAGCCTTCAAAAGATCTCGGTCATCCGACGATGTCCGTTAAAGCATTTCTCGACTTCATCGCTGCCGTTCGCGGTTTCCACGGTGCCGAAAAACGTTCCCGGGTGGAAAAAGCTGTTACACGGCTGGAGTTGTTTGCGGTGCTCAATGTCCCCCTCGACGCACTCTCTACGGGTTGGAAACGCAAAGTTGCGATTGCCCAGGCCATCTTGCATAGCCCTGCCCTGTTACTGCTCGATGAGCCAACCGAAGGGCTTGCGCCTGATCAGAAACCTACATTCAAAGCGCTTATCCACTCATTGACGCAAGAAATGACAGTCGTCATTGCCTCTCGCCACTGTGACGAGTTGTCCGAATTATGTACGCGCGCGTTAGTCATTGCAGGCAGTCACTTGGTCGCCGATACACCACTGCCCGATCTACAACGCAGTTCCCGGCATTTCCAGGCTGTCACGCTCACCGCGGAGGGCCCGCTGGATCTGCTGGCATTGGCCGTACTGCCAGGCGTGGCAGGCATCGAAGAGCATCGGCATGCCCCCTGCACGGTGACCGTTCTCGCCATGCCGGGGCACACCATCTATCCGCATATCAATGCACTCATAGCTAGCCGCCGCTGGAAAATCAACTCGCTGAACCTTGAGCCAGGTCGCCTCAATGATGTGGTTCACCATTTGAGTTCGGAGGCGTCCCCTTGA
- a CDS encoding class I SAM-dependent methyltransferase: MNALRPLIRLAPITADLTQRNPKILLGGKHQPTLLRYLDGWPRRTGRPSAFLIQFVEDGDSLARFASNSFDLAVIQAPSVSEADEVIRQLTRIARQGLIARR, encoded by the coding sequence ATGAATGCACTACGCCCCCTGATACGTTTGGCCCCGATCACCGCGGACCTCACTCAACGCAATCCGAAAATCCTCTTGGGCGGCAAGCACCAGCCGACGCTGTTGCGCTATCTGGATGGCTGGCCACGCCGTACCGGGCGGCCTTCGGCATTTCTGATTCAGTTTGTTGAGGACGGCGATTCCCTTGCACGGTTTGCCAGCAACAGTTTTGACCTCGCGGTTATTCAAGCCCCTAGCGTGAGTGAAGCCGATGAGGTCATTCGTCAATTGACCCGCATTGCCCGACAAGGGTTGATAGCCCGTCGTTGA
- a CDS encoding Gldg family protein — protein MRATLRTGMTLIVTLLLFLAFNLVWINYTPDIRWDFSQRKIHTLSPPVQQQLATLESPVDLYYFNSNNHPKRNGVVKRYGKRIGDLLKEYEKKGKGMINLHLIAPAPFSEDAFKARLSGLDDNAGFIGLIGTRAGHGVRRIGAFSPDREPLLEYEISHLLHKLQHPEPPVIGMLSGLAIDKSAGRMLHELRQAFNLISLDPTVAQVPEHIKTLMVVHPRTLSERTLYGVEQFVLGGGRLMMFIDPLSEQSANANPPNNRLDELLAAWGIQMSADKLVVDDLYMPWETPGTPNQIRLNLPRQAMNTNDISTWNLNRVTVSSSGALSRLNKSRTTFTPLLHSSEQSVLLDASRVTGAATFDTVLEDTSSQEQRHVIAARIEGPGYSIFQSGLTGQPPSLKKAAHIHVVVVADTDMLTDKVSNLAPDSNALFVLNTLDNLSSPASLAAIRPRVAQEMGSTLLEAMRENAKQAYRVKASELERRLKRTEQEWQRLRPWTTPLGTQAVDTTTQLQALNKERLRLPMELHALEREAYAQVRHLELAITMVVIFAMPLVLCLIAWIVFLSHRRRQLRAGSVID, from the coding sequence ATGCGCGCCACTCTGCGTACCGGGATGACACTCATTGTCACCCTGCTTTTGTTCCTGGCTTTCAACTTGGTGTGGATAAACTACACGCCTGATATACGCTGGGACTTTTCTCAACGAAAAATCCACACCCTGTCGCCGCCAGTGCAACAACAGCTCGCCACATTGGAAAGCCCTGTGGACTTATATTATTTCAACTCGAACAACCACCCGAAAAGAAATGGCGTAGTGAAGCGCTACGGCAAACGTATTGGGGATCTGCTCAAGGAATATGAAAAAAAGGGTAAAGGTATGATCAACCTGCACCTTATTGCACCTGCGCCTTTTTCGGAGGACGCCTTTAAGGCCCGGCTATCGGGTCTCGACGACAATGCAGGGTTCATCGGCCTCATCGGCACCCGCGCAGGGCATGGTGTGCGACGGATCGGGGCATTCAGCCCTGACCGCGAACCCTTGCTCGAGTATGAAATCAGCCATCTGCTCCATAAGTTGCAGCACCCCGAGCCCCCGGTCATCGGGATGCTGTCGGGGCTGGCGATAGACAAATCGGCAGGTCGAATGCTGCATGAGCTACGGCAAGCATTCAACCTGATTAGCCTGGACCCGACCGTCGCGCAAGTCCCGGAACACATCAAAACACTGATGGTTGTACACCCACGCACCTTGTCTGAGCGAACCTTGTATGGCGTTGAACAATTTGTATTGGGGGGCGGCAGATTGATGATGTTCATCGACCCCTTGAGCGAACAAAGCGCAAACGCGAACCCGCCCAACAACCGCCTGGACGAGTTGCTCGCGGCCTGGGGCATACAGATGTCGGCGGACAAGCTGGTGGTCGACGATCTCTACATGCCTTGGGAGACGCCAGGCACGCCCAATCAGATCAGATTAAACCTGCCCCGGCAGGCGATGAACACGAACGACATCAGCACATGGAACCTCAACAGAGTCACGGTATCGAGCAGCGGCGCCCTCTCCCGCCTGAACAAAAGTCGCACGACCTTCACCCCTCTCCTGCACAGTTCCGAGCAATCCGTACTGCTGGATGCCAGCCGCGTTACAGGCGCAGCCACGTTCGACACAGTACTTGAAGATACCTCCAGCCAAGAACAACGCCACGTCATAGCCGCGCGTATCGAAGGACCGGGATACTCGATTTTTCAAAGTGGCCTCACGGGGCAGCCGCCCAGTTTGAAGAAAGCTGCCCATATCCATGTTGTGGTCGTTGCCGACACCGACATGCTCACGGATAAGGTAAGCAACCTGGCACCTGACAGCAATGCACTGTTTGTCTTGAATACATTGGATAACCTGTCCTCTCCCGCCTCGCTTGCCGCTATTCGCCCTCGCGTGGCGCAGGAAATGGGGTCTACATTGCTGGAGGCCATGCGCGAAAACGCGAAACAAGCCTATCGCGTGAAGGCCAGCGAACTGGAACGACGCCTGAAGCGCACGGAGCAGGAGTGGCAACGGTTGCGTCCGTGGACCACCCCCCTCGGCACCCAGGCAGTGGACACCACCACCCAGCTGCAAGCCCTTAACAAGGAACGCCTGCGCTTGCCCATGGAGTTGCATGCATTGGAGCGCGAAGCTTATGCCCAGGTGCGTCACCTGGAATTGGCTATAACGATGGTGGTGATTTTTGCGATGCCACTGGTGCTATGCCTGATCGCCTGGATCGTCTTTCTAAGCCATCGCCGGCGGCAATTGCGAGCCGGCAGCGTGATTGACTGA
- a CDS encoding DoxX family protein yields MSPLIKSILSTRAGYGLTILRIVVGIIFAAHGSQKLFGWFGGYGLAGTAQWMESIGLAPGTLMALLSGGTEFFAGLALIIGLLARPAALGLTILSLVAIFSVHIHNGLFMANNGYEFALALLGGSLAVLLEGAGKLSADRSIAN; encoded by the coding sequence ATGAGCCCACTGATCAAAAGCATCCTGTCCACCCGCGCCGGTTACGGTCTGACTATCCTGCGCATCGTTGTCGGCATCATCTTTGCTGCCCACGGTTCGCAAAAACTCTTCGGCTGGTTTGGCGGCTACGGTCTGGCGGGTACTGCCCAGTGGATGGAAAGCATCGGCCTGGCGCCGGGTACTCTGATGGCGCTGCTGTCGGGTGGTACCGAGTTCTTCGCTGGCCTGGCATTGATCATCGGCTTGCTGGCTCGCCCTGCTGCGCTGGGCCTGACTATCCTGTCGCTGGTGGCGATCTTCTCGGTGCATATCCATAACGGTCTGTTTATGGCTAACAACGGCTATGAGTTCGCACTGGCCCTGCTCGGCGGTTCCCTGGCGGTGCTGCTGGAAGGTGCTGGCAAACTGTCTGCCGACCGTTCCATCGCCAACTGA
- a CDS encoding ABC transporter permease — protein sequence MKLLPIILKGQLASYARAPATYLSIAIFLTLSATLGLHTNSWLEQDDSDLQVFFQFHPWLYLLLVPALATQLWSDEANAGFFSLMKTMPITAFEWVIGKFLAAWLVAGTALLLMFPIVIMANYLGRADNNVIASQFMVSWLLAGSYLSAGCFICALVRQRIVIFLLTFGLLLAASGLSSLLDALEHQAPIGLIDSLTSLSPTERFSSIDQGKITLHDTLYFISLILAFLTATTVTLNYKHS from the coding sequence TTGAAACTGTTGCCCATCATATTAAAGGGTCAGCTTGCCAGTTATGCACGCGCACCGGCTACCTACCTGAGTATTGCCATTTTCCTCACATTGTCAGCGACATTGGGGCTGCACACGAACTCGTGGCTCGAGCAGGACGACAGTGACCTGCAGGTGTTCTTTCAGTTTCACCCCTGGCTTTACTTACTGCTGGTTCCCGCGTTGGCAACGCAACTTTGGTCGGATGAGGCTAATGCAGGTTTTTTCAGCCTGATGAAAACCATGCCCATCACGGCATTCGAATGGGTTATCGGGAAATTCCTCGCCGCCTGGCTCGTAGCAGGCACAGCCCTGCTACTGATGTTTCCTATCGTTATCATGGCCAACTACTTGGGCAGGGCCGACAACAACGTTATCGCCTCGCAATTTATGGTGAGTTGGTTACTGGCGGGTAGCTACCTGTCTGCAGGATGTTTTATTTGTGCGCTTGTACGCCAGCGCATTGTCATTTTTTTACTTACATTTGGATTGCTGCTGGCGGCCAGCGGACTGTCTTCTCTATTGGATGCGCTTGAGCATCAAGCACCTATAGGGCTGATCGACAGCCTGACTTCCCTCAGCCCTACTGAACGATTCAGCAGTATCGATCAGGGAAAAATCACACTTCACGATACACTTTACTTCATTAGCCTGATCCTCGCCTTTCTCACAGCAACGACAGTCACACTTAACTACAAACACAGCTGA